A stretch of the Luteolibacter arcticus genome encodes the following:
- a CDS encoding 3-keto-disaccharide hydrolase, translating to MIRFLAAVSLFLGFSRPGNASDLSISVSGGEVKLSWPQAGLQRHYLQKNSTAQFANENWLNIADPVAEAGEWRISEAADLPRCFYRLAEWEILFDGASLAAFRGYHRAGLPPASVWTITPEKELMSVAVSGGAAISNNDLVTLNSYQNFELRWEWKTSNNGNSGIVFRLTEPTSTNYSTQTGPEYQLLDDAHSALTGKRLMGAAYGLFAPGPKTLVPTGQWNSCRLIVRGTNVQHWLNGGKVLEYEMAGAAWQSAVATYSDGGLLPGFGQTANAPLALQHHGEQTWFRNIMIRRLHVP from the coding sequence ATGATTCGATTCTTGGCTGCTGTGTCGTTATTTTTAGGTTTCTCGAGACCCGGAAACGCAAGCGATCTTTCGATATCGGTTTCAGGAGGGGAAGTGAAGTTGTCATGGCCTCAAGCCGGTTTGCAGCGTCACTATCTTCAGAAAAATTCTACGGCCCAATTTGCTAACGAAAATTGGTTGAATATCGCGGATCCCGTTGCGGAAGCAGGCGAATGGAGGATATCGGAGGCCGCCGATTTACCCCGGTGCTTCTACCGGCTCGCAGAGTGGGAAATTTTGTTTGATGGTGCGTCTCTCGCTGCCTTTCGGGGCTATCATCGGGCGGGGCTGCCACCTGCTAGTGTTTGGACCATAACACCTGAAAAGGAGTTGATGTCCGTGGCGGTTTCGGGAGGTGCTGCGATCTCGAACAATGATCTCGTCACGCTTAACAGCTACCAAAACTTTGAACTTCGCTGGGAGTGGAAGACCAGCAATAATGGCAATAGTGGGATCGTGTTCCGCCTAACCGAGCCGACGTCCACCAATTATTCAACGCAGACAGGGCCGGAGTATCAGCTTCTGGATGACGCTCACTCGGCGTTGACTGGAAAGAGATTGATGGGGGCAGCCTATGGGCTCTTTGCGCCTGGTCCCAAAACTCTGGTCCCTACTGGCCAGTGGAATTCCTGCCGTCTCATCGTACGAGGAACGAATGTCCAACATTGGTTAAATGGAGGCAAAGTATTGGAGTATGAGATGGCCGGTGCCGCTTGGCAGTCTGCGGTTGCTACTTATTCGGACGGAGGTTTGCTGCCGGGGTTCGGACAAACGGCCAACGCACCTTTGGCGCTTCAGCATCACGGCGAGCAGACCTGGTTCCGGAATATTATGATTCGACGGCTTCACGTACCGTAG